CGAATACGAAGGTTCCAACTATATCAGAGAGCCAATTCACAAAGTGTTTAAAGACAAAGAAATAAGGGTTGACAAAAACAATGAACGAGCAAAGGGACAAGAAGATTTGGTAGCAAATAATTCTTGGTATGTTTACAATGCCAACTATGGAACAACCGAAGAGAAGAAATTTGTAGAACTTTTTGCCCGATTTTTTGAAAAACTAAATCAAAAGTTTGAAAACATTTACTTAATCCGAAACGAAAGAGAAATAAAAATATTCGACAAACTCGGACGAGCATTTGAACCTGACTTTTTACTATTCTGCAAACAACGAGACAAAGAACAAATAACTTTTCAGGTTTTCATAGAGCCAAAAGGAAGCCACTTGTTAGGATACGATGCATGGAAAGAATATTTTTTGAAAGAAATCAGAACCGAACAAAAAACAATTAAAATCCACACGGACACCTATTTGATAACAGCCATTCCGTTCTACAATTACGACAAGGAAAACGAATTTAAAACCACATTAGAAACCACATTAAACGGGTGGTGATTCAAAAAGTATGATAGATTAAATAAAGCCCCAATTAATATAAAAAATTGCTAAACAAAAGGCTTTCATTTTCTCTATGGTAGCAGTAAATAAGCCATTGTTTTTTCCCCTTGCTTCCTACATAAGTCCAAAACTCATCAACCTCCAAATAATCATAATGTTGCTGTTTAGGTATTATTACTTTTTCTGACTTGATAGGTCAAGGCATGACACCTATAAATTGCCTTCCACAGTCCTTACATAAATAATTTTGAACGCCATACGCTTTGATTCCGTTTTTTACTATATTTGTCCCTGTACAATGAGGACATTTTAGTGTAATTTCTATTTTTAAACATGATGCAACATTACACTAAATTCCTTATTGTATCATACTTTTTGAATTACCACCGATTTTCAAATATTTAATTTTTAGAACTCCCCTTCATATAATTCTTATCTTATTAATATTGTAACTACTCAGTTATTTTGTTTGCTTGATAATCAATAATCTTTGTTGCAATACATTATATTTTAATAGAAAATCAATATATTTTAATGTTTTTTATTCTTATAAAAATAAAAAAATAAAAATATATAATTATTCTGTAATTTTGTTTTTTTGGGAATATCGATTGCCTCAAAAGATACCTTACCTATAAATATAACAATGAAAATCATACCAAATATGTGGAAAATAGTATCCCAATATATTATAAAATGGAGAGTTTTTTTATTATCTCTTATTGCAATAATTACTGTATTCTTTGGAATATATGCTCCCCATTTGCAAATGTCTTACGACCTTTACAATATCGTTCCCAAAGACGATGCTGATTTACTCTATTTTGAGGGAGTCAAAAAAAAATTTGGAGAAGATGCAAATACTCTCGTAGTG
Above is a window of Chitinophagaceae bacterium DNA encoding:
- a CDS encoding IS1 family transposase, which translates into the protein MEVDEFWTYVGSKGKKQWLIYCYHRENESLLFSNFLY